In Streptomyces paludis, the genomic stretch CATCGAGGTCGGAGCGGATCTCACCGCGCGCCTGCCGCTCACGGAGTACCTCGACGCTCTTGAACAGCTCGGCGGCCCGCTCGCTCTCGGAGGGCGGACGAGTGCCGGGTTCCTCGCGCGTCAGTGTGTGAACCCACCCCGGATCCTCGTGGGCCATGTGGACATACCTCCGGGCTGCCTCGGCGAAGGGAAGCGCCTGGCTGAGCCGCATGGACTCCGTCAGCCACCGCTCGCTCAACGCCTCGTACAGCCCGCGCTTACCCCCGAAGTAGTAGGTGATCAGCTGATGGCTGACACCGGCGGCCTTCGCGATACGGACCACCCGCGCTCCGCTGAAACCATGGACGCCGAACTCCGCACCGGCCGCGGCCAGAATGGCCTGTCGGGTGCCGACAGGATCACGATGCCGACCGGGATCGTCGGGGCGCCTTCGTCTCTGCCGCCCACCGGACGCTGCCGGCTTTCCTGGTGTCGTCTCCTCCTTCGCCACGGAGGCGATCTTACCGGCGGTCTCGTCGGAGGTGTCTCCGCGAGAGAAGAAACGCGTGGCGGTCAGATCGAAGCCACTGACGGCGGGCGGAATCCGTGTGGTTGAGGTGCGGATAGCGCCCAGCGGTGTCCACCGGGACTGTTCTGCCCGAGC encodes the following:
- a CDS encoding TetR/AcrR family transcriptional regulator, with protein sequence MLAAAGAEFGVHGFSGARVVRIAKAAGVSHQLITYYFGGKRGLYEALSERWLTESMRLSQALPFAEAARRYVHMAHEDPGWVHTLTREEPGTRPPSESERAAELFKSVEVLRERQARGEIRSDLDVGALSLVLFGASIAPVALPWIAREFTRQDPSSQEFIDHYAEQVAHIISALTAVTGDEAAANSALVEGEPEE